In Rhodospirillum rubrum ATCC 11170, a genomic segment contains:
- a CDS encoding methyltransferase, producing MHEIAPLSPAAAALADFQPDRGPAALNGAAVFCGFAPRPLDDGFTWADFGCGLGITASILAAANPQGRFFAIDADGQALAAGRALAKAAFLDNLTFLQADYTKPHDLDLPPLDFAVLGNVLCWLDGQERQALLSRLGTLLKPGGIVLATYDALPGAAALVPLRDLLFSVTAGQAANPVARARAAIDWLGAMRAAGIDFFRDNPALGPRLDALIERGPQALAGRFFGGTLRPLHFAQVNAEMAAQGLTFAGRAEAFLNLIDLAVPAALRPRLRAATSRAEVEATRDFIRNEDHRRDLYIKGAAPSDGAALTAFDDGRILGPAAAPGQANPEVSFGAVSLSFRGALFESLLAALDLGPRPVGELCASAALEGVPPGLIRDGLRLLTAGGLARPYARAADVAPAAPPVWPLRLPHPLNRALALTLGLGGPTVALASKVLGDGVVMDNRDALLLVALCDAGPEGAVERALAILADQAIPCGPATTQALTDRLSPLITDILPWLRVLGVVEG from the coding sequence ATGCACGAGATCGCGCCGCTGTCGCCGGCCGCCGCCGCCCTGGCCGATTTCCAGCCCGATCGCGGACCGGCGGCCCTCAATGGCGCGGCGGTCTTCTGCGGCTTCGCCCCGCGCCCCCTGGACGACGGGTTCACCTGGGCCGATTTCGGCTGCGGCTTGGGCATCACCGCCAGCATCCTAGCCGCCGCCAACCCGCAGGGCCGCTTCTTCGCCATCGATGCCGATGGCCAAGCCCTGGCCGCCGGGCGCGCGCTGGCCAAGGCCGCCTTCCTCGATAATCTGACGTTTCTGCAAGCCGATTACACCAAGCCCCACGACCTCGACCTGCCGCCGCTGGATTTCGCGGTTCTGGGCAATGTTCTGTGCTGGCTTGATGGCCAGGAGCGTCAGGCCTTGTTGTCGCGTCTGGGCACCTTGCTCAAGCCCGGGGGCATCGTGCTGGCCACCTATGACGCCCTGCCCGGCGCCGCCGCCCTGGTGCCCTTGCGCGACCTGCTTTTCAGCGTCACCGCCGGGCAAGCGGCCAATCCCGTGGCGCGGGCGCGGGCGGCGATCGACTGGCTGGGCGCGATGCGCGCCGCTGGCATCGATTTCTTCCGCGACAATCCCGCCCTTGGCCCCCGCCTCGACGCTCTGATCGAACGCGGCCCCCAGGCCCTGGCCGGGCGGTTCTTCGGCGGCACCCTGCGGCCCTTGCACTTCGCCCAGGTCAACGCCGAGATGGCCGCCCAGGGGCTGACCTTCGCCGGGCGGGCCGAAGCCTTCCTCAATCTGATCGATCTGGCGGTTCCGGCCGCCTTGCGACCCAGGCTGCGCGCCGCCACCAGCCGGGCCGAGGTCGAGGCCACCCGCGATTTCATCCGCAACGAGGATCACCGCCGCGACCTTTACATCAAGGGTGCGGCGCCGAGCGACGGCGCGGCCCTGACAGCCTTCGACGACGGCCGCATCCTTGGTCCGGCCGCCGCTCCGGGACAAGCTAACCCCGAAGTGAGCTTCGGCGCGGTTTCCCTGTCGTTTCGCGGGGCGCTGTTTGAAAGCTTGCTTGCCGCCCTGGATCTTGGCCCGCGACCGGTTGGCGAGCTCTGCGCCAGCGCCGCCCTGGAAGGCGTGCCGCCCGGGCTGATCCGCGACGGCCTGCGCCTGCTGACCGCCGGCGGGCTGGCCCGCCCCTATGCCCGGGCGGCCGATGTGGCGCCGGCCGCGCCGCCGGTCTGGCCCCTGCGCCTGCCCCATCCGCTCAACCGCGCCCTGGCCCTGACCCTGGGCCTAGGCGGACCGACCGTCGCCCTGGCCAGCAAGGTGCTGGGCGATGGCGTGGTGATGGATAACCGCGACGCCCTGCTGCTGGTGGCGCTGTGCGATGCCGGCCCGGAAGGGGCGGTGGAGAGGGCGCTGGCGATCCTCGCCGATCAGGCCATCCCTTGCGGCCCGGCCACCACCCAGGCCCTGACCGACCGCCTTTCCCCCCTGATCACCGATATCCTGCCCTGGCTGCGAGTCTTGGGCGTGGTCGAGGGATGA
- the trxA gene encoding thioredoxin TrxA, with translation MKQVSDASFEEDVLKADGPVLVDFWAEWCGPCRQIAPALEELATALGDKVTVAKINIDENPQTPSKYGVRGIPTLMIFKDGQVAATKIGALPKTKLFEWVEASV, from the coding sequence ATGAAGCAGGTTTCCGACGCCTCTTTCGAAGAGGATGTCCTGAAGGCCGATGGTCCCGTGCTGGTGGACTTCTGGGCGGAATGGTGCGGCCCCTGCCGCCAGATCGCCCCGGCTCTCGAAGAGCTGGCCACCGCGCTTGGCGACAAAGTGACCGTGGCCAAGATCAACATCGATGAAAACCCGCAAACCCCGTCGAAATACGGCGTGCGCGGCATTCCGACGCTGATGATCTTCAAGGACGGTCAAGTCGCCGCGACCAAGATCGGCGCCCTGCCCAAGACCAAGCTGTTTGAGTGGGTCGAAGCCTCGGTCTGA
- the addA gene encoding double-strand break repair helicase AddA: MTRPPSEPAPLLAEADPLDPAKPQRRAADPLASAWVAASAGTGKTKVLTDRVLRLLLAGTPPQRLLCLTFTKAAAAEMANRVSAVLAGWATLPEEALRGRLASLLGSLPEGEEAIEALSGRARRLFAQVLDCPGGLRIQTIHGFCQTLLRRFPLEAGVAPHFEVLDDREAQALHQSARDAVLRAARQAEDGEGGDPALAAALAVVTGHLSESRFDEVMAALGGQRGRLLAALDHFGGAEALGKAIRDSLGLAADDTPETVLADGCAEGAFDGPSLRAAAAALIAGGKTDQERGLRIAAFVSETDPAIREGLFWTYIGAFLTKTDEKPVKTLCTKPVEKAHPGTLESLEAEQQRIWTLRERLRAATTAQASEALLTLVGAMLKDYQRRKRALGRMDYEDLILAARRLLAGDGAAAWVLFKLDGGLDHLLVDEAQDTSPDQWAIASALAGEFFTDSARWDGTRPRTVFAVGDRKQSIYGFQGADPKAFEDMRRHFHDAVSDIGGHFAEVPLNISFRSTRAVLEAVNAVFARQPARDGVAQDDADSGVAEDITHHAFRKDAGGLVELWPAMEPAPRVVGDPWKPPVERIGLESARARLAKRVAQRIKTMTSGGELLESQGRPIRPGDILVLVRRRGGFEEELVSALKSAKVEVAGVDRMTLTDQLAVMDLIALGKALLLPEDDLTLASVLKGPLIGLDEDALFTLARDRGRDERLWDRLRPHAGAENAYGKAMEIIEPLRDRAGRLAPHEFYAHVLDGPLNGRRLLLGRLGPEAEDPIDEFLALTLAHERVGPPALQGFLSWLEKGTVEIKRDLDQGALDAVRIMTVHGSKGLQAPVVFLPDTLAKPTGNDLLLWTADKGVADALPFWCPSKADRGAAIEAMIDALKVERDREYRRLLYVAMTRAADRLYICGWETLKRPAEDCWYALIHDALAASAQTVEVPLLDATGALKDTEVLRLTCPQEGSPSPSDSAAPADEEGEAPAAWAALPPPLEPTPSRPLAPSHVGDEGAARSPLDGRGDPRRFLRGRLIHKLLQLLPELPDEDRGPAARRWLSRPAWALEAEEIGALSAEVLAVLDDPAFRAVFAPGSRAEVPLVGLVGNHVVSGQVDRLAVTDDEVLIVDYKTNRPPPRAVDLVDIAYIRQMAAYRALLAQVFPSRVARCVLLWTDGPFAMEIPAERLAEEARKLGW; this comes from the coding sequence ATGACCCGCCCGCCGTCGGAGCCCGCCCCCCTCCTCGCCGAGGCCGATCCCCTCGATCCGGCCAAGCCACAGCGCCGCGCCGCCGATCCCCTGGCTTCGGCCTGGGTGGCGGCGAGCGCGGGCACGGGCAAGACCAAGGTGCTGACCGATCGCGTGCTGCGCCTGCTGCTGGCCGGTACCCCGCCGCAGCGCCTGCTGTGCCTGACCTTCACCAAGGCGGCGGCGGCGGAAATGGCCAACCGGGTGTCGGCCGTGCTCGCCGGCTGGGCCACCCTGCCCGAAGAGGCCTTGCGCGGCCGCCTTGCCAGTCTGCTGGGGAGCCTGCCCGAGGGCGAAGAGGCCATCGAAGCCCTAAGCGGCCGGGCGCGGCGGCTGTTCGCCCAGGTGCTGGATTGCCCGGGCGGCTTGCGCATCCAGACCATCCATGGCTTTTGCCAAACCCTGCTGCGCCGTTTCCCGCTGGAAGCCGGGGTGGCGCCGCATTTCGAGGTGCTCGACGACCGCGAGGCCCAGGCCCTGCACCAAAGCGCCCGCGACGCCGTGCTGCGGGCGGCGCGCCAAGCCGAGGACGGCGAGGGCGGCGATCCGGCCCTGGCCGCCGCCCTGGCGGTGGTCACCGGCCATCTGTCGGAAAGCCGCTTCGACGAGGTGATGGCGGCCCTGGGCGGGCAGCGCGGCCGGCTGCTGGCCGCGCTCGACCATTTTGGCGGCGCCGAAGCCTTGGGCAAGGCGATTCGCGATAGCCTGGGGCTGGCGGCCGACGATACCCCCGAAACCGTTCTGGCCGACGGCTGCGCCGAGGGCGCTTTCGATGGGCCGTCGTTACGCGCCGCCGCCGCCGCCCTGATCGCGGGCGGCAAGACCGATCAGGAACGCGGCCTGCGCATCGCCGCTTTTGTCAGCGAAACCGATCCGGCGATCCGAGAAGGGCTGTTTTGGACCTATATCGGCGCCTTTTTGACCAAAACCGACGAAAAACCGGTCAAGACACTGTGCACCAAGCCGGTGGAAAAGGCCCATCCCGGGACCCTTGAGAGTCTGGAGGCCGAGCAACAGCGCATCTGGACCCTGCGCGAGCGCCTGCGCGCCGCCACCACCGCCCAGGCCAGCGAGGCCTTGCTAACTTTGGTCGGGGCGATGCTGAAGGATTACCAGCGGCGCAAGCGGGCCCTGGGGCGGATGGATTACGAGGATCTGATCCTGGCGGCCCGCCGCCTGCTGGCCGGCGATGGCGCGGCGGCCTGGGTGCTGTTCAAGCTCGACGGCGGCCTTGACCATCTGCTGGTCGACGAGGCCCAGGACACCAGCCCCGACCAATGGGCGATCGCCAGCGCCCTGGCCGGCGAGTTCTTCACCGACAGCGCCCGCTGGGATGGCACGCGCCCGCGCACGGTTTTCGCCGTCGGCGACCGCAAGCAGTCGATCTATGGCTTCCAAGGCGCCGATCCCAAGGCCTTCGAGGATATGCGCCGGCATTTTCACGACGCGGTGAGCGACATCGGCGGCCACTTCGCCGAGGTGCCGCTTAATATCTCCTTCCGCTCGACCCGCGCCGTGCTCGAGGCCGTCAACGCCGTGTTCGCCCGCCAACCGGCCCGCGACGGCGTGGCCCAGGACGACGCCGACAGCGGTGTGGCCGAGGACATCACCCACCACGCCTTCCGCAAGGACGCCGGCGGACTGGTCGAGCTTTGGCCGGCGATGGAACCGGCCCCCCGGGTCGTCGGCGATCCCTGGAAGCCGCCGGTCGAACGCATCGGCCTTGAATCCGCCCGCGCCCGGCTGGCCAAGCGCGTCGCCCAGCGCATCAAAACGATGACGAGCGGCGGCGAACTGCTGGAAAGCCAGGGCCGGCCGATTCGTCCCGGTGATATCCTGGTGCTGGTGCGCCGGCGCGGCGGCTTTGAAGAGGAGTTGGTCAGCGCCCTTAAAAGCGCCAAGGTCGAGGTGGCCGGCGTCGATCGCATGACCCTGACCGATCAGCTCGCGGTCATGGATCTGATCGCCCTTGGCAAGGCGCTGCTGCTGCCCGAGGACGATCTGACCCTGGCCAGCGTGCTCAAGGGGCCGCTGATCGGCCTGGACGAAGACGCGCTGTTCACCCTCGCCCGCGACCGTGGCCGCGACGAACGCCTCTGGGACCGCCTGCGCCCCCATGCCGGGGCCGAGAACGCCTATGGCAAGGCGATGGAAATCATCGAGCCGCTGCGCGACCGCGCCGGCCGTCTCGCCCCCCATGAATTCTACGCCCATGTCCTGGATGGTCCGCTCAACGGTCGGCGGCTGCTGCTCGGCCGCCTTGGCCCGGAGGCCGAGGACCCGATCGACGAATTCCTCGCCCTGACCCTCGCCCATGAACGCGTCGGTCCGCCCGCCCTGCAGGGTTTTTTGTCGTGGCTGGAAAAGGGCACCGTCGAGATCAAGCGCGACCTTGACCAGGGCGCCCTTGACGCGGTGCGGATCATGACCGTTCACGGCTCCAAGGGTCTGCAGGCGCCGGTGGTCTTCCTGCCCGACACCCTGGCCAAACCCACGGGCAATGATCTGTTGCTGTGGACCGCCGACAAGGGCGTCGCCGACGCCCTGCCGTTCTGGTGCCCAAGCAAGGCCGATCGCGGCGCCGCCATCGAGGCGATGATCGACGCCCTCAAGGTCGAGCGCGACCGCGAATACCGCCGGCTGCTCTATGTGGCGATGACCCGGGCGGCCGACCGGCTTTACATCTGCGGCTGGGAGACCCTGAAGCGCCCGGCCGAGGATTGCTGGTACGCCCTGATCCACGATGCCCTCGCCGCCTCGGCCCAGACGGTCGAGGTGCCCTTGCTGGACGCGACCGGCGCCCTTAAGGACACCGAGGTTCTGCGCCTGACCTGCCCCCAGGAAGGATCGCCGTCCCCCTCCGACTCCGCGGCCCCCGCCGACGAGGAGGGCGAAGCCCCGGCCGCCTGGGCCGCCCTGCCGCCGCCGCTCGAACCGACTCCCAGCCGCCCCCTCGCCCCCTCCCATGTCGGCGACGAGGGCGCGGCGCGCTCGCCCCTGGATGGCCGGGGCGATCCCAGGCGATTCCTGCGCGGCCGGCTGATCCACAAGCTGCTGCAGCTTCTGCCCGAACTGCCCGACGAGGACCGCGGCCCGGCGGCGCGGCGTTGGCTGTCGCGCCCGGCCTGGGCCCTGGAGGCCGAGGAAATCGGGGCTTTGAGCGCCGAGGTTCTGGCGGTGCTCGATGACCCGGCCTTTCGCGCCGTCTTCGCCCCGGGCTCGCGGGCCGAGGTGCCGCTGGTCGGGCTGGTGGGAAATCACGTGGTCAGCGGTCAGGTCGACCGGCTGGCGGTGACCGACGACGAGGTTCTGATCGTCGATTACAAGACCAACCGCCCGCCGCCGCGCGCGGTGGATCTGGTCGACATCGCCTATATCCGCCAGATGGCGGCCTACCGCGCCCTGCTCGCCCAGGTCTTCCCAAGCCGCGTGGCGCGTTGTGTGCTGTTGTGGACCGATGGCCCCTTCGCCATGGAGATTCCCGCCGAGCGTTTGGCCGAGGAAGCCCGGAAACTGGGTTGGTAA
- the addB gene encoding double-strand break repair protein AddB, which yields MRPDAVQTIPAGLPFLDTLAAGIVDRLGDRTADPLAATRVTVLLPTRRACRALREAFLRIEGGKAALLPRILPLGDLEEDESAGAGLADGALRPTLDFAPPIAPLERQVLLARLILARDSAKATAGGDSAMTPAQALRLAQDLAGLLDLAQTEHIDLSTVAALVPQTSPLAEHWQLTLDFLALLTSVWPGLLAAHHALDPADHRNKVLDAQAAAWAAHPPAGPVIAAGSTGSVPATAALLATIAHLPQGLVVLPGLDIGLDDESWEALEDSHPQAGMKRLLDTLGLSRQAVRFFSETPPRGAIAAPPARALLVREALRPAATTDRWRRLRESGPSGGEAFARALDGVTLVRAAGPREEAAAIAVMMRGALETPGRTAALITPDRALARRVAAALGRWGLRVDDSAGRPLSQTPVGAFLRLAAQAVADGLGPVALLSLLQHPLAAGGEDPVVFRARLRLLDREVLRGPRPDPGVAGLAQAIKAADDPDMERHLGGWLERLEALAGPFCTLMDSDEPVDVAALIDAHMRFCEGLAEAREGGVEKPGATRLWAGDDGEAAALLGADLTEAAPSLGAIAPRHYPALLDALMDGRAVRPKRDLHSRLFLWGPLEARLQRADLLILGGLNEGGWPAAVDTGPWMSRPMLDQIGLPQPERRIGLAAHDVSQALCAPEVAITRALRVEGTPTVPSRWLTRLDAVIGATGLDKEWAKARQRGDRLLALARSLEQPQGERKPCPAPEPRPPLADRPRRLSVTRIETWMRDPYALYAQFILGLSELDPLEADPGVSDYGTLVHGALEDFVGLYPKDLPGDPEAEIIRLGTLRFAPHMTRPGVRAFWWPRFLRIAHWIAEREIERRPEILEVFAERRAEMTLTGPAGPFILTAKADRIDLRRDGTLAVIDYKTGMLPSKKEVESGLSPQLPLEALLASRGCFPGIAGKPVSDLGFWKLRGDRLGGEIRQAADDPEGVAEAAHKGLSDLITAFDNPDTPYFARPHPDHAPRFNPYQHLARVKEWAEKGDAE from the coding sequence ATGCGCCCCGACGCCGTCCAAACCATTCCCGCCGGACTGCCCTTCCTCGACACCCTGGCGGCGGGCATCGTGGACCGACTGGGCGACCGGACGGCCGATCCGCTGGCCGCCACCCGCGTCACCGTGCTGTTGCCGACGCGGCGCGCCTGCCGGGCCCTGCGCGAGGCCTTCCTGAGGATCGAGGGCGGCAAGGCCGCCCTGCTGCCGCGCATCCTGCCTTTGGGCGATCTTGAAGAAGACGAATCGGCCGGGGCCGGACTGGCCGATGGCGCTCTCCGCCCAACCCTCGACTTCGCGCCGCCCATCGCGCCGCTCGAACGTCAGGTGCTGCTGGCGCGGCTGATCCTCGCCCGCGATAGCGCCAAGGCCACGGCGGGCGGCGATAGCGCCATGACCCCGGCCCAGGCGCTGCGCCTCGCCCAGGATCTGGCCGGGCTGCTCGATCTGGCGCAGACCGAACACATCGACCTGTCCACCGTCGCCGCCCTGGTTCCCCAAACCTCGCCGCTGGCCGAGCACTGGCAACTCACCCTTGATTTCCTCGCCCTGCTGACCTCGGTTTGGCCGGGATTGCTGGCCGCCCACCACGCCCTTGATCCCGCCGACCATCGCAACAAGGTGCTCGACGCCCAAGCCGCCGCCTGGGCCGCCCATCCGCCGGCCGGCCCGGTGATCGCCGCCGGCTCCACCGGATCGGTCCCGGCCACCGCCGCCCTGCTCGCCACCATCGCCCATCTGCCCCAGGGGCTGGTGGTGTTGCCCGGCCTTGACATCGGGCTTGATGACGAAAGCTGGGAGGCCTTGGAAGACAGCCATCCCCAGGCCGGCATGAAACGCCTGCTCGACACCCTGGGCCTGTCGCGCCAGGCCGTGAGGTTTTTTTCCGAAACCCCGCCCCGGGGCGCGATCGCCGCGCCACCGGCCCGTGCGCTTTTGGTGCGCGAGGCCCTGCGCCCGGCCGCCACCACCGATCGCTGGCGACGGCTGCGCGAGAGCGGTCCCTCGGGCGGGGAGGCCTTCGCCCGGGCACTTGACGGGGTCACCCTGGTGCGCGCCGCCGGCCCGCGCGAGGAAGCCGCCGCCATCGCCGTGATGATGCGCGGCGCCTTGGAAACCCCTGGGCGCACCGCCGCCCTGATCACCCCCGATCGCGCCCTGGCCCGCCGGGTCGCCGCCGCCCTTGGCCGCTGGGGATTGCGCGTCGATGACAGCGCCGGCCGGCCGCTGTCGCAAACCCCCGTCGGCGCCTTCCTGCGGCTGGCCGCCCAGGCGGTGGCCGATGGCCTGGGGCCGGTCGCCCTGTTGTCGCTGCTTCAGCATCCCTTGGCGGCTGGCGGCGAGGATCCGGTGGTCTTTCGCGCCCGCCTGCGCCTGCTCGACCGCGAGGTCCTGCGCGGCCCGCGTCCCGACCCCGGGGTGGCTGGGCTCGCTCAGGCGATCAAGGCCGCCGATGATCCGGACATGGAGCGCCACCTTGGCGGTTGGCTGGAGCGGCTTGAAGCTTTGGCCGGGCCGTTCTGCACCCTGATGGACAGCGACGAGCCGGTCGACGTCGCCGCGCTCATCGATGCCCATATGCGCTTTTGCGAAGGGCTGGCCGAGGCCCGCGAGGGTGGCGTGGAAAAGCCCGGCGCCACCCGGCTGTGGGCTGGTGACGATGGCGAGGCCGCCGCCCTGCTTGGCGCCGATCTGACCGAAGCCGCCCCCTCGCTGGGCGCCATCGCGCCCCGCCACTACCCGGCCCTGCTTGATGCCCTGATGGACGGGCGGGCGGTGCGGCCCAAGCGCGATCTTCATTCGCGGCTGTTCCTGTGGGGACCGCTGGAAGCCCGCTTGCAGCGCGCCGATCTGCTGATCCTGGGCGGGCTGAACGAGGGCGGTTGGCCGGCCGCCGTCGATACCGGCCCGTGGATGAGCCGGCCGATGCTCGATCAGATCGGCCTGCCCCAGCCCGAGCGCCGCATCGGCTTAGCCGCCCACGACGTTTCCCAGGCGCTCTGCGCCCCCGAGGTGGCGATCACCCGGGCCCTGCGCGTCGAGGGCACGCCGACCGTGCCTTCGCGCTGGCTGACCCGCCTTGACGCGGTGATCGGCGCCACCGGATTGGACAAGGAGTGGGCGAAGGCCCGCCAGCGCGGCGACCGCCTGCTCGCCCTGGCCCGCAGCCTGGAACAGCCCCAGGGTGAACGCAAACCCTGCCCCGCCCCCGAGCCGCGCCCGCCGCTGGCCGACCGGCCGCGCCGGCTGTCGGTCACCCGCATCGAAACCTGGATGCGCGACCCTTACGCCCTCTATGCCCAGTTCATCCTGGGGCTGAGCGAGCTTGATCCCCTGGAGGCCGACCCCGGGGTGTCCGATTACGGCACCCTGGTCCACGGCGCCCTTGAGGATTTCGTCGGCCTTTATCCCAAGGACCTGCCCGGCGACCCCGAGGCCGAGATCATTCGCCTGGGAACCCTGCGTTTCGCCCCGCATATGACGCGGCCGGGCGTGCGCGCCTTCTGGTGGCCGCGCTTCCTGCGCATCGCGCATTGGATCGCCGAGCGTGAGATCGAACGCCGCCCCGAGATCCTTGAGGTCTTCGCCGAACGCCGCGCCGAAATGACCCTGACCGGTCCGGCCGGCCCCTTCATCCTGACCGCCAAGGCCGATCGCATCGATCTGCGCCGCGATGGCACCCTGGCGGTGATCGACTATAAAACCGGCATGCTGCCCTCGAAAAAGGAAGTCGAGTCGGGGTTGTCGCCGCAGTTGCCCCTGGAAGCGCTTCTCGCCTCGCGAGGCTGCTTTCCTGGCATTGCCGGCAAGCCGGTCAGCGATCTTGGCTTCTGGAAGCTGCGCGGCGATCGCCTGGGCGGCGAGATACGCCAGGCCGCCGATGATCCCGAGGGGGTGGCCGAAGCGGCCCATAAGGGCTTGAGCGATCTGATCACCGCCTTTGATAATCCCGACACCCCCTATTTCGCCCGCCCCCATCCCGACCACGCCCCGCGCTTCAATCCCTATCAGCATCTGGCCCGGGTCAAGGAATGGGCCGAGAAAGGCGACGCCGAATGA
- a CDS encoding nucleotidyltransferase family protein: protein MAADPASAPVLLHPRRAMVLAAGLGLRMRPLTETMPKPLVAIHDKPLIDWALDHLATAGVEEAVVNLHHLPEMLEAHLQGRATPRIHFSDETGQRLETGGGVRKALPHLGDDPFYVLNSDVLWLNGTIPALDRLAAAWDPETMDALLLLHPLAAAHGYEGLGDFDLDPLGRPTRRAEMHMAPFIFTGVQILHPRLFDDAPEGPFSLNVLYDRALSEDRLAAIVHDGEWYHVGTPQALVHTETILGQHSSMSDQ, encoded by the coding sequence ATGGCAGCCGATCCGGCTTCTGCCCCCGTTCTCCTCCATCCCCGACGCGCCATGGTCCTGGCCGCCGGTCTTGGCCTGCGCATGCGTCCGCTGACCGAAACCATGCCCAAGCCGCTGGTGGCGATCCACGACAAGCCGCTGATCGACTGGGCCCTTGACCATCTGGCCACCGCCGGGGTCGAGGAGGCGGTGGTCAACCTCCACCACCTGCCCGAAATGCTCGAAGCCCATCTGCAAGGCCGAGCCACGCCGCGCATCCACTTCAGCGACGAGACCGGTCAGCGCCTGGAAACCGGCGGCGGCGTGCGCAAGGCCCTGCCCCATCTGGGCGACGACCCTTTCTATGTGCTGAATTCCGATGTTCTGTGGCTGAACGGCACCATTCCGGCCCTTGACCGGCTGGCCGCCGCCTGGGACCCCGAGACCATGGACGCCTTGCTGCTGCTCCATCCGCTGGCCGCCGCCCATGGCTATGAGGGCCTGGGCGATTTCGACCTTGATCCCTTGGGTCGGCCGACGCGCCGCGCCGAGATGCACATGGCGCCGTTCATTTTCACCGGCGTGCAGATCCTCCACCCCCGGCTGTTTGACGATGCGCCCGAGGGCCCGTTCTCGCTGAACGTCCTTTATGACCGGGCGCTGTCGGAAGACCGGCTGGCCGCCATCGTTCACGATGGGGAATGGTACCATGTCGGTACCCCCCAGGCCCTGGTCCATACCGAAACCATCCTGGGTCAGCACAGCTCGATGAGCGACCAGTAA
- a CDS encoding aminoglycoside phosphotransferase family protein: protein MTSLIPLRSPAPSAPGLSASDRAAALERLLAASGWDKAGRRLLAGDASFRRYDRLTRDSGATAVLMDAPPPLEDVRPFLGIARHLTNLGFSAPEVLAADETAGFVLLEDLGEGTYTRLLGQGHDETALYALAIDVLAELHTKTRARGLPADLPAYDDARMLAEPLLFAQWTVPALLGQALDGATLEAFRCHLAEVLPVARGVDQTLVLRDFHVDNLLLLPGRTGQARCGLLDFQDAVAGPLTYDLMSLLEDARRDIDPTLMTAMTGRYLDHFPGLDREAFAASWAVLAALRHLKVIGIFTRLAHRDGKPGYLVHIPRLWRLLERSLAHPALAPLARWLDHAVPKDARRVPDPHPLSRPLA from the coding sequence ATGACCTCCCTTATACCGCTTCGTTCCCCCGCCCCTTCCGCCCCCGGCCTTTCCGCCAGCGACCGCGCCGCCGCCCTGGAGCGGTTGCTGGCCGCCAGCGGCTGGGATAAGGCCGGGCGCCGCCTGCTGGCCGGGGATGCCAGCTTCCGCCGCTATGACCGCCTGACGCGCGATAGCGGCGCAACCGCCGTGCTGATGGACGCGCCGCCGCCGCTGGAAGATGTCCGCCCCTTCCTTGGCATCGCCCGCCACCTCACAAACCTTGGCTTCTCGGCCCCCGAGGTGCTGGCCGCCGACGAGACCGCCGGCTTCGTGCTGCTTGAAGACCTCGGCGAGGGCACCTATACCCGCCTGCTCGGCCAGGGCCACGACGAGACGGCCCTTTATGCCCTGGCGATCGATGTTCTGGCCGAGCTTCACACCAAAACCCGGGCGCGGGGCCTGCCCGCCGACCTGCCGGCCTATGACGACGCCAGGATGCTGGCCGAACCGCTGCTGTTCGCCCAATGGACCGTGCCGGCGTTGCTGGGCCAAGCCCTGGACGGCGCGACGCTCGAGGCCTTCCGCTGCCATCTGGCCGAGGTTCTGCCGGTGGCGCGTGGGGTTGACCAAACGCTGGTCCTGCGTGATTTCCATGTGGACAACCTGCTGCTGCTGCCCGGGCGGACGGGACAAGCGCGTTGCGGTCTGCTGGATTTCCAAGACGCGGTGGCCGGGCCGCTGACCTATGATCTGATGAGCCTGCTTGAGGACGCCCGCCGCGATATCGATCCTACGTTGATGACGGCGATGACCGGGCGTTATCTCGACCATTTCCCTGGGCTTGACCGCGAGGCCTTCGCCGCCAGTTGGGCGGTGCTCGCCGCCTTGCGCCATCTCAAGGTCATCGGCATCTTCACCCGCCTTGCCCATCGCGATGGCAAACCCGGCTATCTGGTCCATATTCCCCGGCTGTGGCGGCTGCTCGAGCGCTCCCTGGCCCATCCGGCCCTGGCCCCGCTCGCCCGGTGGCTTGATCACGCCGTTCCCAAGGACGCGCGCCGCGTGCCCGATCCCCACCCGCTTTCCCGCCCGCTCGCCTGA
- the tsaE gene encoding tRNA (adenosine(37)-N6)-threonylcarbamoyltransferase complex ATPase subunit type 1 TsaE, with the protein MSELSLFLPDPSATDRLGAALARLVRGGDVLALIGDLGAGKSALARALIRALTTPDEEVPSPTFTLVQTYDPADGAKPMIWHFDLYRLDDPEEALALAIEDAFAEGISLIEWPDRLGALLPADRLDIRLGPDASGAGRIATLSERGRWAGRLPAEPAFFLDPPPR; encoded by the coding sequence ATGAGCGAGCTGAGCCTTTTCCTGCCCGACCCCTCCGCCACCGATCGCCTGGGCGCCGCCCTGGCGCGGCTGGTGCGGGGCGGCGATGTTCTGGCACTGATCGGCGATCTGGGGGCGGGTAAATCCGCCCTGGCTCGCGCCCTGATCCGCGCCCTGACCACGCCCGACGAAGAGGTGCCCAGCCCGACCTTCACCCTGGTCCAGACCTATGATCCGGCCGATGGGGCGAAGCCGATGATCTGGCATTTCGATCTGTATCGCCTGGACGACCCCGAGGAGGCCCTGGCCCTGGCCATCGAGGACGCCTTCGCCGAAGGCATCAGCCTGATCGAATGGCCCGACCGCTTGGGCGCCCTGCTGCCCGCCGATCGCCTGGATATCCGCCTTGGCCCGGACGCCAGCGGAGCGGGGCGGATCGCCACTTTGAGCGAACGCGGCCGATGGGCCGGACGCTTGCCCGCCGAACCCGCCTTTTTTCTGGATCCGCCGCCGCGATGA